A region from the Aeromicrobium choanae genome encodes:
- a CDS encoding 3-oxoacyl-ACP reductase, protein MSDRYKSMIQNPIGQFLAKNLGLPNPPELERYRGGALVDGPVLVGGEGLVVGSLPGLLKGAGIDTTTVRAEDRRYKGLVLDASGIDSAAGTLALQEFFTPVLRSLAGSAKIVVIGLLPERAESVGAAIAQRGLEGFVRSLGKEIGANGSTANLVYVTPESKDAVGSTLQFLLSAKSAFVDGQVVRLGTTDLAEADSPADPARPLAGKVALVTGASRGLGAAMARTLHRDGATIIGLDVPPLQEDLDALMEELGGSSIVCDITADDAPETIAAGLGDGVDFVVHNAGITRDKRLKNMKAENWAKVVDISVGAPERITAHLLEQKLIRPGGRVIGISSIAGIAGNNGQTNYGTAKAGVIGFVQALAPRVAGDGITVNAIAPGFIETDMVKTMPLGIREAGRRLSSLSQGGQPVDVAEAIAWYCHPGSSAISGNVVRVCGQGFLGA, encoded by the coding sequence ATGAGCGACCGTTACAAGTCGATGATCCAGAACCCGATCGGTCAGTTCCTGGCGAAGAACCTGGGCCTGCCGAACCCTCCGGAGCTGGAGCGCTACCGAGGCGGTGCGCTGGTCGACGGTCCCGTCCTGGTCGGCGGCGAGGGACTCGTCGTGGGTTCGCTGCCCGGGCTGCTCAAGGGCGCCGGCATCGACACCACCACCGTGCGGGCCGAGGATCGCCGCTACAAGGGCCTCGTGCTCGACGCCTCCGGGATCGACTCGGCCGCCGGCACCTTGGCCCTCCAGGAGTTCTTCACGCCGGTCCTGCGCAGCCTCGCCGGCAGCGCCAAGATCGTCGTGATCGGCCTGCTGCCCGAGCGCGCCGAGTCCGTCGGCGCCGCCATCGCGCAGCGCGGCCTCGAGGGCTTCGTCCGCTCCCTCGGCAAGGAGATCGGCGCGAACGGCAGCACCGCCAACCTCGTCTACGTGACTCCCGAGTCCAAGGACGCCGTGGGCTCGACCCTGCAGTTCCTGCTCTCGGCCAAGTCGGCGTTCGTCGACGGCCAGGTCGTCCGCCTCGGCACCACCGACCTCGCCGAGGCCGACTCCCCCGCCGACCCGGCGCGTCCGCTCGCCGGCAAGGTCGCGCTCGTCACGGGCGCCTCCCGCGGCCTCGGCGCCGCGATGGCCCGCACCCTGCACCGCGACGGCGCCACCATCATCGGCCTCGACGTCCCGCCGCTGCAGGAGGACCTCGACGCGCTCATGGAGGAGCTCGGCGGCTCCTCGATCGTCTGCGACATCACCGCCGACGACGCTCCCGAGACGATCGCGGCCGGCCTCGGCGACGGCGTCGACTTCGTGGTCCACAACGCCGGCATCACCCGCGACAAGCGCCTCAAGAACATGAAGGCCGAGAACTGGGCCAAGGTCGTCGACATCAGCGTCGGCGCGCCGGAGCGGATCACGGCGCACCTGCTCGAGCAGAAGCTCATCCGCCCCGGTGGCCGTGTCATCGGCATCTCGTCGATCGCGGGCATCGCCGGCAACAACGGCCAGACGAACTACGGCACGGCCAAGGCCGGCGTCATCGGCTTCGTCCAGGCGCTGGCTCCCCGGGTCGCCGGCGACGGCATCACGGTCAACGCGATCGCCCCGGGCTTCATCGAGACCGACATGGTCAAGACGATGCCGCTGGGCATCCGTGAGGCCGGGCGCCGCCTCAGCTCGCTGTCGCAGGGTGGCCAGCCGGTCGACGTCGCCGAGGCGATCGCCTGGTACTGCCACCCGGGCTCGTCGGCGATCTCGGGCAACGTCGTGCGGGTCTGCGGCCAGGGCTTCCTCGGTGCCTGA
- a CDS encoding MaoC family dehydratase, which produces MTTRTFDKAPAGLPLMLKAALPAIPVVGGLPGIRHERGGLPDVTLRRTRVTTDLAHLDRYNEVCGFARAETLPATYPHIAAHTLHLSLMTDTAFPFPPMGAVHLRNRITQHRPIGREEIYDLTLRATADDPHPKGRLISLVSEAHVAGELVWDETMTVLFRSSKGGDEPAVPPLAGVDAPEGVVHWKLGGDLGRRYGAVSGDRNPIHLYPWTAKAFGFPRQIAHGMWTKAHSLAALQNRLPDAYTVDVEFKKPVLLPATVVFGTEAEGAVTTFGVRDARSSVPHLVGRITPA; this is translated from the coding sequence GTGACCACGCGCACCTTCGACAAGGCGCCCGCGGGGCTGCCCCTGATGCTCAAGGCGGCGCTGCCGGCGATCCCGGTCGTCGGCGGCCTGCCCGGCATCCGGCACGAGCGGGGCGGCCTGCCCGACGTCACGCTGCGTCGGACCCGGGTCACCACCGACCTGGCCCACCTCGACCGCTACAACGAGGTGTGCGGCTTCGCACGTGCCGAGACGCTCCCGGCCACCTACCCGCACATCGCGGCGCACACGCTGCACCTGAGCCTCATGACGGACACGGCCTTCCCGTTCCCGCCCATGGGTGCGGTGCACCTGCGCAACCGGATCACCCAGCACCGCCCCATCGGCCGCGAGGAGATCTACGACCTCACGCTGCGGGCCACCGCGGACGACCCGCACCCGAAGGGCCGGCTGATCTCGCTGGTCAGCGAGGCGCACGTGGCCGGCGAACTGGTGTGGGACGAGACCATGACGGTCCTGTTCCGCAGCAGCAAGGGCGGCGACGAGCCGGCGGTACCCCCGCTGGCGGGCGTGGACGCCCCTGAGGGAGTCGTGCACTGGAAGCTCGGGGGCGACCTCGGTCGTCGCTACGGCGCCGTCTCGGGCGACCGGAACCCGATCCACCTCTACCCGTGGACGGCCAAGGCGTTCGGCTTCCCGCGCCAGATCGCGCACGGCATGTGGACGAAGGCGCACAGCCTCGCCGCGCTGCAGAACCGGCTGCCCGACGCCTACACGGTGGACGTCGAGTTCAAGAAGCCCGTCCTGCTGCCCGCCACCGTCGTGTTCGGCACCGAGGCCGAGGGTGCCGTGACGACGTTCGGCGTCCGCGACGCCCGCTCGTCCGTCCCCCACCTCGTCGGGCGCATCACGCCTGCGTGA
- a CDS encoding acyl-CoA thioesterase yields the protein MPASVNELVDLLQIEQLEVNLFRGGQPKASRLPRVFGGQVAGQAVSAAQRTVTDGKHLHSLHAYFILGGDPSIPIIYDVESVRDGRSFATRRVSARQHGEVIFYMTASFQRDEEGWDHQDVLPPTPGPEEATSMLDLVKYISPDGAEQWKREWGGFDMRYVGDPRPEDDATRPYYPVVQRMWFRASDALPDDPELHRAAFTYYSDFSLLGAALVPHGLVISSPKVQPASLDHVVWFHRPFRVDEWLLYDQSSPSASGARGLSTARVFTQDGALVATVAQEGLIRPAKPRDER from the coding sequence GTGCCTGCCTCCGTGAACGAACTCGTCGACCTGCTGCAGATCGAACAGCTGGAGGTCAACCTGTTCCGCGGCGGCCAGCCCAAGGCCTCACGTCTGCCGCGCGTCTTCGGCGGCCAGGTGGCCGGTCAGGCCGTGAGCGCGGCCCAGCGCACCGTCACCGACGGGAAGCACCTGCACTCGCTGCACGCGTACTTCATCCTCGGCGGCGATCCGAGCATCCCGATCATCTACGACGTGGAGAGCGTGCGCGACGGTCGTTCCTTCGCCACCCGCCGCGTTTCGGCACGCCAGCACGGTGAGGTCATCTTCTACATGACCGCCTCGTTCCAGCGTGACGAGGAGGGCTGGGACCACCAGGACGTCCTGCCGCCCACGCCGGGCCCCGAGGAGGCGACCTCGATGCTCGACCTGGTGAAGTACATCAGCCCCGACGGGGCCGAGCAGTGGAAGCGTGAGTGGGGCGGCTTCGACATGCGCTACGTCGGTGACCCGCGGCCCGAGGACGACGCCACCCGCCCGTACTACCCGGTCGTGCAGCGCATGTGGTTCCGCGCCAGCGACGCGCTCCCGGACGATCCCGAGCTGCACCGCGCCGCGTTCACCTACTACAGCGACTTCAGCCTGCTGGGCGCCGCGCTGGTGCCGCACGGCCTGGTGATCAGCTCGCCGAAGGTGCAGCCGGCCTCGCTCGACCACGTGGTCTGGTTCCACCGGCCGTTCCGAGTGGACGAGTGGCTGCTGTACGACCAGTCGTCGCCGTCGGCCTCCGGCGCCCGCGGCCTCAGCACGGCGCGCGTGTTCACCCAGGACGGCGCGCTCGTCGCCACGGTCGCGCAGGAGGGCCTCATCCGCCCGGCCAAGCCCCGCGACGAGCGCTGA
- a CDS encoding proteasome assembly chaperone family protein — MTPKWFSRRRSDEYERDPIPLIVALDGFLSAGSSSVLAAEQLRTGEGEVVHEFDLDSMFDYRARRPPITFRRDHYVDYVEPVLQITRQTDRVGTPYLLLAGPEPDFGWEAFAAETIDVISELGVPLTVGLGGVPMGVPHTRPPLLTMHGTRPELVDRKNFWNAEVTVPSSAQSLLEFRMREHRLDAIGYVVHVPHYLAQIEYPTAAIALLEAVGLRLGLEFDLEDLRARQPESITEIEQQIAEQDGEQVLAGLEEQYDIFSRGAAESLLADDASLPTGDELASQLEQFLARQRKDDQG, encoded by the coding sequence TTGACTCCGAAGTGGTTCTCACGACGACGTTCCGATGAATACGAGCGCGACCCGATCCCGCTGATCGTCGCCCTCGACGGCTTCCTGAGCGCGGGCTCCTCCTCGGTCCTCGCGGCCGAGCAGCTGCGCACCGGCGAAGGCGAGGTCGTGCACGAGTTCGACCTCGACTCGATGTTCGACTATCGCGCCCGGCGGCCCCCGATCACGTTCCGCCGGGACCACTACGTCGACTACGTCGAGCCGGTTCTGCAGATCACTCGTCAGACCGACCGCGTGGGCACGCCGTACCTGCTGCTCGCGGGCCCCGAGCCCGACTTCGGCTGGGAGGCCTTCGCGGCCGAGACGATCGACGTCATCAGCGAGTTGGGCGTCCCACTCACGGTGGGCCTGGGCGGCGTGCCGATGGGCGTGCCGCACACGCGGCCGCCGCTGCTGACGATGCACGGCACGCGGCCCGAGCTGGTCGACCGGAAGAACTTCTGGAACGCCGAGGTCACGGTGCCGTCGTCCGCGCAGTCGCTGCTGGAGTTCCGGATGCGTGAGCACCGGCTCGACGCGATCGGCTACGTGGTGCACGTGCCCCACTACCTCGCGCAGATCGAGTACCCGACCGCGGCGATCGCGCTGCTGGAGGCCGTGGGCCTGCGCCTGGGCCTCGAGTTCGACCTCGAGGACCTCCGGGCCCGCCAGCCGGAGTCGATCACCGAGATCGAGCAGCAGATCGCCGAGCAGGACGGCGAGCAGGTGCTGGCCGGCCTGGAGGAGCAGTACGACATCTTCAGCCGCGGCGCGGCCGAGTCGCTGCTCGCCGACGACGCCAGCCTGCCGACGGGCGACGAGCTCGCGAGCCAGCTGGAGCAGTTCCTTGCGCGCCAGCGCAAGGACGATCAGGGCTAG
- the dxs gene encoding 1-deoxy-D-xylulose-5-phosphate synthase encodes MASVLSSVSGPADLRRLDDESLTRLAAEVRELLIESVAANGGHLGPNLGVVELTIALHRVFDSPNDKIVWDTGHQAYVHKMLTGRADQFGDLRKEGGLSGYPSHAESHHDWVENSHASTSLSYADGLARANAVQGKDDHVVAVIGDGALTGGMAWEAINNICADNCRRVVIVVNDNGRSYTPTVGGLANRLTQIRTNPRYEPALSAIRERMTTGPKVAGVAYEALHAIKKGFKDVLAPQGMFEDLGIKYLGPVDGHDRRAMEQALTAARNFAGPVLVHAITTKGHGYDIAVANENDQMHQATPFDRATGEAISIAPAGWTSVFRDEIVRIADDRPDVVGITAAMLYPTGLDAFADKFPDRVLDVGIAEQHAVTSAAGMAMGGLHPVVAVYATFLNRAFDQVLMDVALHRQGVTFVLDRAGVTGDDGASHNGMWDLSLMQLVPGLHLAAPRDGSRLRELLREAVEIDDAPSVVRFAKGPVAPDLEAVDRVGAVDVLHRSDDAQVLVVGVGTMAAMAVDVAQRLEQEGVSATAIDPRWIKPLDPAVLDLAAEHRLVVTIEDNGRQGGVGSTILHAVSDRGLDVPVRIHAVAQEFLDHAKRDVILKRLGLTPESITQDALARLGECPEGDRR; translated from the coding sequence ATGGCGTCAGTGCTCAGTTCCGTGTCCGGTCCCGCCGACCTGCGACGCCTGGACGACGAATCGCTGACGCGGCTCGCTGCCGAGGTTCGTGAGTTGCTGATCGAGTCGGTGGCCGCCAACGGCGGGCACCTCGGTCCCAATCTCGGCGTGGTCGAGCTGACGATCGCGCTGCACCGCGTCTTCGACTCCCCGAACGACAAGATCGTGTGGGACACCGGACACCAGGCGTACGTGCACAAGATGCTCACCGGCCGCGCCGACCAGTTCGGCGACCTGCGCAAGGAGGGCGGCCTCTCTGGCTACCCCAGCCACGCCGAGTCGCACCACGACTGGGTCGAGAACTCGCACGCCTCCACCTCGCTGTCCTACGCCGACGGCCTCGCGCGCGCCAACGCCGTGCAGGGCAAGGACGACCACGTCGTCGCGGTCATCGGTGACGGGGCGCTCACCGGCGGCATGGCGTGGGAGGCCATCAATAACATCTGCGCCGACAACTGCCGGCGGGTCGTGATCGTGGTCAACGACAACGGCCGCTCGTACACGCCCACCGTGGGCGGCCTGGCGAACCGCCTCACGCAGATCCGCACGAACCCGCGGTACGAGCCGGCCCTGAGCGCGATCCGCGAGCGGATGACCACCGGGCCCAAGGTCGCCGGAGTCGCCTACGAGGCGCTCCACGCGATCAAGAAGGGCTTCAAGGACGTCCTCGCCCCGCAGGGCATGTTCGAGGACCTCGGGATCAAGTACCTCGGGCCCGTCGACGGTCACGACCGCAGGGCCATGGAGCAAGCGCTGACGGCGGCCCGCAACTTCGCTGGTCCCGTGCTCGTCCACGCGATCACGACCAAGGGTCACGGCTACGACATCGCCGTCGCCAACGAGAACGACCAGATGCACCAGGCGACCCCGTTCGACCGCGCCACGGGCGAGGCCATCAGCATCGCGCCCGCCGGCTGGACCTCCGTCTTCCGCGACGAGATCGTGCGCATCGCCGACGACCGTCCCGACGTCGTGGGCATCACCGCGGCCATGCTGTACCCCACGGGACTGGACGCCTTCGCCGACAAGTTCCCCGACCGCGTCCTCGACGTCGGCATCGCCGAGCAGCACGCCGTCACCAGCGCGGCCGGCATGGCGATGGGTGGCCTGCACCCGGTCGTCGCGGTGTACGCCACGTTCCTGAACCGGGCGTTCGACCAGGTCCTCATGGACGTGGCCCTGCACCGCCAGGGCGTCACGTTCGTGCTCGACCGCGCCGGCGTCACGGGCGACGACGGTGCCAGCCACAACGGCATGTGGGACCTCTCCCTGATGCAGCTCGTGCCCGGGCTGCACCTGGCCGCCCCGCGTGACGGCAGCCGGCTGCGCGAGCTGCTGCGCGAGGCCGTGGAGATCGATGACGCGCCCAGCGTGGTGCGCTTCGCCAAGGGCCCGGTGGCTCCCGACCTCGAGGCCGTCGACCGCGTCGGCGCGGTCGACGTGCTGCACCGGTCCGACGACGCGCAGGTCCTGGTCGTCGGCGTGGGCACCATGGCCGCGATGGCGGTCGACGTGGCCCAGCGCCTCGAGCAGGAGGGCGTGTCCGCGACGGCGATCGACCCGCGCTGGATCAAGCCGCTGGACCCGGCTGTGCTCGACCTGGCCGCCGAGCACCGCCTCGTCGTCACGATCGAGGACAACGGCCGCCAGGGCGGCGTGGGGTCCACGATCCTGCACGCCGTGAGCGACCGGGGCCTGGACGTGCCGGTGCGGATCCACGCCGTCGCGCAGGAGTTCCTCGACCACGCGAAGCGCGACGTGATCCTCAAGCGCCTCGGCCTGACCCCCGAGTCGATCACGCAGGACGCGCTGGCCCGGCTCGGGGAATGTCCCGAGGGTGACCGGCGTTGA
- a CDS encoding flavin reductase — protein sequence MTIHSEHPFVPADRDKDAFRRLRGRLPAPVTIVATGTGRARAGLTVSSVLLVDGEPPRIELLVDPDSDLGESLEVGARAAASVLQPGDDYLAEVFAGLAPAPGGMFTVGRWADSAWGPRLEERSWCGLTVDELTEIGWSLRVTGTVHEVAVEAATGAAHARGRFHDLG from the coding sequence GTGACGATCCACTCGGAGCACCCGTTCGTGCCGGCCGACCGCGACAAGGACGCCTTCCGCCGGCTCCGGGGCCGCCTCCCCGCGCCGGTCACGATCGTCGCCACGGGCACGGGCCGCGCCCGCGCCGGGCTCACGGTCTCCTCCGTGCTGCTGGTCGACGGGGAGCCGCCCCGGATCGAGCTGCTCGTCGACCCCGACTCCGACCTGGGGGAGTCACTCGAGGTGGGCGCCCGCGCCGCCGCCAGCGTGCTGCAGCCCGGCGACGACTACCTCGCCGAGGTGTTCGCGGGCCTGGCGCCCGCCCCCGGAGGCATGTTCACGGTGGGCCGCTGGGCCGACTCCGCGTGGGGACCGCGCCTCGAGGAGCGTTCGTGGTGCGGGCTCACGGTGGACGAGCTGACGGAGATCGGCTGGTCGCTGCGCGTGACGGGAACCGTCCACGAGGTCGCTGTCGAGGCGGCCACCGGGGCGGCCCACGCCCGCGGCCGCTTCCACGACCTCGGCTGA
- the acnA gene encoding aconitate hydratase AcnA encodes MSVDTFQAKDSLAVGEKSYDYYRLDAVQGEGLDVASLPFSLKILLEALLRTEDGADITAEDIKAIASWDPEADPSKEIQFTPARVIMQDFTGVPCVVDLATMREAMADLGGDPSKINPLAPAEMVIDHSVIADVFGTPEAFERNVEIEYERNGERYKFLRWGQGAFSDFRVVPPGTGIVHQVNIEKLARVVFTRDSDGGVVAYPDSCVGTDSHTTMVNGLGVVGWGVGGIEAEAAMLGQPISMLIPRVVGFKLSGELPQGATATDLVLTITEQLREHGVVGKFVEFYGPGVSAVPLANRATIGNMSPEYGSTIAVFPIDGETTKYLELTGRSAEEIALVEAYAKAQGLWHDADHEPRYSEYLELDLADVVPSIAGPKRPQDRIALTDSKTAFRSSLRDYVDHTEQQLNGYDEAVDDSFPASDTPKTSTFANGGEGPSDHATGAPGERVRNPQSVTLEDGTSFEVDHGAVTIAAITSCTNTSNPSVMIGAGLLAKKAVEKGLQRKPWVKTTLAPGSKVVTDYYEKSGLNVYLDKLGFNLVGYGCTTCIGNSGPLIPEVSAAVNEGDLAVTAVLSGNRNFEGRINPDIKMNYLASPPLVIAYALAGSMDVDLFNDPLGQDADGNDVFMKDIWPSPSEVEDVIASSIDADTFSREYADVFAGDERWQNLPTPEGDTFAWDEDSTYVRKAPYFDGMGLEPDAVTDVEGARVLLKLGDSVTTDHISPAGAIKKDSPAGKYLMEKGVQPRDFNSLGSRRGNHEVMIRGTFANIRLRNQIAPGTEGGFTRDFTADGEVTSVFDASQHYQDAGIPLVVLAGKEYGSGSSRDWAAKGTALLGVKVVIAESYERIHRSNLIGMGVLPLQFPEGQTAESLGLTGEETFTVTGVTELNDGTTPRTVKVKADDVEFDAVVRIDTPGEANYYRNGGIMPYVLRSLLD; translated from the coding sequence ATGAGCGTCGACACTTTCCAGGCCAAGGACTCCTTGGCGGTCGGGGAGAAGTCCTACGACTACTACCGGCTCGATGCGGTCCAGGGCGAGGGACTCGACGTCGCCTCCCTGCCGTTCAGCCTCAAGATCCTGCTCGAGGCGCTCCTGCGCACCGAGGACGGTGCGGACATCACCGCCGAGGACATCAAGGCGATCGCCTCGTGGGACCCCGAGGCGGACCCCAGCAAGGAGATCCAGTTCACGCCCGCCCGCGTGATCATGCAGGACTTCACCGGCGTCCCGTGCGTCGTCGACCTCGCCACGATGCGTGAGGCGATGGCCGACCTCGGCGGCGACCCCTCCAAGATCAACCCGCTCGCGCCCGCCGAGATGGTCATCGACCACTCCGTGATCGCCGACGTCTTCGGCACGCCCGAGGCGTTCGAGCGCAACGTCGAGATCGAGTACGAGCGCAACGGGGAGCGCTACAAGTTCCTCCGCTGGGGCCAGGGCGCCTTCAGCGACTTCCGCGTCGTCCCGCCGGGCACCGGCATCGTGCACCAGGTCAACATCGAGAAGCTCGCCCGCGTCGTGTTCACCCGCGACAGCGACGGCGGCGTCGTGGCCTACCCCGACTCCTGCGTCGGCACCGACTCGCACACCACGATGGTCAACGGCCTGGGCGTCGTCGGCTGGGGCGTGGGCGGCATCGAGGCCGAGGCCGCGATGCTCGGCCAGCCGATCAGCATGCTCATCCCGCGCGTCGTCGGCTTCAAGCTCTCCGGCGAGCTGCCGCAGGGCGCCACCGCCACCGACCTCGTGCTGACGATCACCGAGCAGCTGCGCGAGCACGGCGTCGTCGGCAAGTTCGTCGAGTTCTACGGCCCCGGCGTCAGTGCCGTCCCGCTGGCCAACCGCGCCACGATCGGCAACATGAGCCCCGAGTACGGGTCGACCATCGCGGTCTTCCCGATCGACGGCGAGACCACGAAGTACCTCGAGCTCACCGGCCGCTCGGCCGAGGAGATCGCCCTCGTCGAGGCCTACGCCAAGGCCCAGGGCCTGTGGCACGACGCCGACCACGAGCCGCGCTACAGCGAGTACCTCGAGCTCGACCTCGCGGACGTCGTCCCCTCGATCGCCGGCCCGAAGCGTCCCCAGGACCGCATCGCGCTGACCGACAGCAAGACGGCCTTCCGCTCCTCGCTGCGTGACTACGTCGACCACACCGAGCAGCAGCTCAACGGGTACGACGAGGCGGTCGACGACTCGTTCCCCGCCTCCGACACGCCCAAGACGTCCACGTTCGCCAACGGCGGCGAGGGTCCGAGCGATCATGCGACCGGTGCCCCCGGTGAGCGGGTCCGCAACCCGCAGAGCGTCACGCTCGAGGACGGCACCTCGTTCGAGGTCGACCACGGCGCGGTCACCATCGCGGCCATCACGTCGTGCACCAACACGTCGAACCCGTCGGTCATGATCGGCGCCGGCCTGCTGGCCAAGAAGGCCGTGGAGAAGGGCCTGCAGCGCAAGCCGTGGGTCAAGACCACCCTGGCGCCGGGCTCGAAGGTCGTCACCGACTACTACGAGAAGTCGGGCCTGAACGTCTACCTCGACAAGCTCGGGTTCAACCTCGTCGGCTACGGCTGCACCACGTGCATCGGCAACTCCGGTCCGCTGATCCCCGAGGTCAGCGCTGCCGTCAACGAGGGCGACCTGGCCGTCACCGCGGTGCTCTCGGGCAACCGCAACTTCGAGGGCCGCATCAACCCCGACATCAAGATGAACTACCTCGCGTCCCCGCCGCTGGTCATCGCGTACGCGCTCGCCGGCTCGATGGACGTCGACCTGTTCAACGACCCGCTGGGCCAGGACGCCGACGGCAACGACGTCTTCATGAAGGACATCTGGCCGTCGCCGTCCGAGGTCGAGGACGTCATCGCCAGCTCGATCGACGCCGACACCTTCAGCCGTGAGTACGCCGACGTGTTCGCCGGTGACGAGCGCTGGCAGAACCTGCCGACCCCCGAGGGCGACACGTTCGCGTGGGACGAGGACTCCACCTACGTCCGCAAGGCGCCGTACTTCGACGGGATGGGCCTGGAGCCCGACGCCGTCACCGACGTCGAGGGCGCTCGCGTCCTGCTGAAGCTGGGCGACTCGGTCACGACCGACCACATCAGCCCGGCCGGTGCGATCAAGAAGGACAGCCCCGCCGGCAAGTACCTCATGGAGAAGGGCGTGCAGCCGCGCGACTTCAACTCGCTCGGCTCGCGCCGCGGCAACCACGAGGTCATGATCCGCGGCACGTTCGCCAACATCCGCCTGCGCAACCAGATCGCACCCGGCACCGAGGGCGGCTTCACCCGCGACTTCACCGCCGACGGCGAGGTCACCTCGGTGTTCGACGCCTCGCAGCACTACCAGGACGCCGGCATCCCGCTGGTCGTCCTGGCGGGCAAGGAGTACGGCTCGGGCTCGTCGCGCGACTGGGCGGCCAAGGGCACGGCGCTGCTGGGCGTCAAGGTCGTCATCGCCGAGTCGTACGAGCGGATCCACCGCTCGAACCTCATCGGCATGGGCGTCCTGCCCCTGCAGTTCCCCGAGGGCCAGACGGCCGAGTCGCTGGGCCTGACCGGCGAGGAGACCTTCACGGTCACCGGCGTCACCGAGCTCAACGACGGCACCACGCCGCGCACAGTCAAGGTCAAGGCCGACGACGTCGAGTTCGACGCCGTCGTCCGCATCGACACCCCCGGTGAGGCGAACTACTACCGCAACGGCGGCATCATGCCGTACGTGCTGCGCTCGCTGCTCGACTGA